GAGCTCTCGAGGATGAGCCAGCCGTGCGTCCGGTGCGAGTGCGTGAACTCCCAGAAGAGGCGCGACTTGCCCACGCCGGGCTCACCCGACACCGCCACGATCTGCCCCTGCCCCGCCCGCGCCTTCTCGAGCGTCTCGCGCAGGCGCCCCAGCTCGCCGTCGCGCCCGACGAAGGGCGTGAGCCCGCGCGCGGCCGCCGCCTGCAGCCGCGAGCGGACAGCCCCGGCGCGGACAATCTCGAAGATCTCCACCGCCTCAGCGAGTCCCCGCACCGGCACCGGCCCCAACGGCCGGACTTCGATATACCCCTCGGCCAGTCGCAGCACATACTTGGTCATCAGCGCCGTGCCCGGCCGGGCCAACTGCTCCATCCGCGCGGCGAGGTGCGTCGTCTGGCCGATCGCGGAGTAGTCCATGTGCAGGTCGCTGTCGATCGCGCGGACCACGACCTCGCCCGAGTTGAGCCCGACGCGGATCTGGACGTCGATGCCCTGGCTGCGGCGCAGCTCGTCCGCGTACCAGCCGACCGTCTCCTGCATGCGCAGCGCGGCGTGGCAGGCGCGCACGGCGTGGTCCTCGTGGGCGACCGGCGCGCCGAAGAGGGCCATGATCCCGTCGCCCATGACCTGGTTCACGGTGCCTTCGTAGCGGTGGATCGCCTCCATCATTCGTTCGAGGACAGGGTCGAGGATCTTGCGCGCCTCTTCGGGATCGCGGTCGGCCAGGAGCTCCATCGAGCCCTTGACGTCGGCAAAGAGCACGGTGACGAGCTTGCGCTCGCCCTCGAGCTGGGCGCGCGTGGTGAGGATCTTGTCGGCGAGATGCTTGGGGGTGTACGTCTGAGGGTCGGCGAAGCGGCCCGTCGCGGGAGCGCCCGCCGTCAGCGCCGCGCCGCAGCCGCCGCAGAAGCGCGCCTCGGCCGCCACCTCGGCGCCGCAGGACGGACACGCCCGCGCCTGGCGCGCGCCGCACTGCTCGCAGAACCGGGCGCCCTCGCGGCTCGTGGCCTGGCAGCGCGGACACGTCACGTCACAGCCTCCCGCTCGAGCGCAATAGGCACATCTCCCACACGGAACGTTCCGGGAGTGTAGTCCTCGCGCGAGGCGGGGTCAAGCCGCGGTGGGTCGTTGTGAACCGTCCTTGAGACCCAGCGCCTCAACCGGCGTGAACACTCCGAGCGCGATCAGCGGGTCTTCCGGAGTTCTTTCTGCTTTTGCTGCTCGCCGGGACTAAAGAAGCCGCACCACGTATTTCCCCCGACCACCGGACTGCTCCCCGGGATGGAGAGAACCTCGCCGAGCCGGCGCACGCAGTCGAAAGCCTCACCCCCGGTCGGCGCAAATAGGTTCGCCACACCTTCTTCGATCGCCTTCGTCTCCTCCTTCTCGAGGCGGAACGTTGTGGGGATGGCGTTCAAGCTGTCCTTCAGCTCGAGTTTCGTCACGGCCTCGAACGCCACGTGGAAGAAAAACAGCTTCTCCCGCATCTGGCCGGTCACTCGTTCGCGCTCGTCCTCCGTCCACCTGGCCGGGCAGGCGTGGTCGGGCAGGCTGTCCCGCCAGCAATCCTTGGGTCTGGCAGAAGCGGCGATCGTCCGGGAGAAAAATTGGTCCAGGATGCGCTGGCGGTTGGCCTCCAGCAGCGAGTCGGTGGCGTCGAGGAAGTCCGTGTCGACGAAGTAGCTGAGCAGGCCCCGCGGGTCGGCCGAGGCTGGGTTGACACCGGTCGATGGGCGGAACGCATCGACCAAGACGACCACGATGCGGTCGTACTGGCCCACGACCTTGGCGTGATTCGACAGGAGGGTGCGCTTGACGCTGGCGAGCCCAAGATTGTCGAAGTTCCCGCCGTCGAACAGGTGCACGTAGCACCCCTGGCCCGTATCTTGACAGCCGGGGGAAACGTGAAAGTCCCGCAGCGTCATGTAGTTGAACACCGCCGGAAAGGTCGCCGATGCCATCACCGCCCGGGCCAGCTCGTACTCCGAGATGTCCGAGTTGAGCTTCACGGTGAAGTCCTCTGACGTGAACGTGAAGACCGTACCGAACGTTACGGCGCTCGGCGGATCGCTCGTGCGGTAGTCCCGGCTGCCGACCGTGGAGTTGAGGACCAGGTTGGGACGCGTGGGATTCAGGTCATGGAAACGCAGGTCGGTGCCCGTCGTCGTCAAATCGAAGAAATTGTCGGCGAACGTCTGTGCCATGATGTCCGTCCGGTCGAAGGCCGTGAGCCAGAACTTGGCGATATTGACCGGCCAGAACCAGTTGCCGATCCACCGGGCGATGTAGTCGCGGCCCATCAGATCCGTCACCGTGTCCTTGTCCCAGACTCGCCGACCGTCAGCAACCTCGCGCGCCCCCGGATCAAAACTGCTGGCGTAGTAGGCCGCAGCGAGGGAGCCGCCGGACACCGAAGAGATCAGGTCCACTTCCTTCAGCACGTTGAGCGGGGGGCCCTGGGGAGCGGGCACCTTCTCGAGAGCGAGCATGGCGCGGGCGGAGAAGTAGGCCGCGCGGGAGCCGCCCCCGGAGAGGGCCAGCAAGACGAGCACGTTCTTGTACTGCTTGACGTCTTCTCTCTTCCTGATCTCGAACGACGCCTGGGGCATCGGCGGCGACTCGGCCGTGAGCTCCGTGTTCGTGTAGGCGAAGTGCGTGGTCAGCGCGCACCCCGGCAGGAGCGCGACGGCGATCGCGAGCACGCCCACCCACTTCGCGCCCTGCCGTCTCATGGGATGGCTCCTTCGGCACGATGACCCGTCATGAGGCTGAGATCCGCTCAAACTCGGCTGCGACGCTCGGACGCAGGGGGAC
This window of the Candidatus Methylomirabilota bacterium genome carries:
- a CDS encoding adenylate/guanylate cyclase domain-containing protein; the encoded protein is MTCPRCQATSREGARFCEQCGARQARACPSCGAEVAAEARFCGGCGAALTAGAPATGRFADPQTYTPKHLADKILTTRAQLEGERKLVTVLFADVKGSMELLADRDPEEARKILDPVLERMMEAIHRYEGTVNQVMGDGIMALFGAPVAHEDHAVRACHAALRMQETVGWYADELRRSQGIDVQIRVGLNSGEVVVRAIDSDLHMDYSAIGQTTHLAARMEQLARPGTALMTKYVLRLAEGYIEVRPLGPVPVRGLAEAVEIFEIVRAGAVRSRLQAAAARGLTPFVGRDGELGRLRETLEKARAGQGQIVAVSGEPGVGKSRLFWEFTHSHRTHGWLILESS
- a CDS encoding patatin-like phospholipase family protein, with product MRRQGAKWVGVLAIAVALLPGCALTTHFAYTNTELTAESPPMPQASFEIRKREDVKQYKNVLVLLALSGGGSRAAYFSARAMLALEKVPAPQGPPLNVLKEVDLISSVSGGSLAAAYYASSFDPGAREVADGRRVWDKDTVTDLMGRDYIARWIGNWFWPVNIAKFWLTAFDRTDIMAQTFADNFFDLTTTGTDLRFHDLNPTRPNLVLNSTVGSRDYRTSDPPSAVTFGTVFTFTSEDFTVKLNSDISEYELARAVMASATFPAVFNYMTLRDFHVSPGCQDTGQGCYVHLFDGGNFDNLGLASVKRTLLSNHAKVVGQYDRIVVVLVDAFRPSTGVNPASADPRGLLSYFVDTDFLDATDSLLEANRQRILDQFFSRTIAASARPKDCWRDSLPDHACPARWTEDERERVTGQMREKLFFFHVAFEAVTKLELKDSLNAIPTTFRLEKEETKAIEEGVANLFAPTGGEAFDCVRRLGEVLSIPGSSPVVGGNTWCGFFSPGEQQKQKELRKTR